One window of Fusobacterium polymorphum genomic DNA carries:
- the murC gene encoding UDP-N-acetylmuramate--L-alanine ligase, giving the protein MEKIYFIGINGIGMSGLAKIMKCKGYEVKGADICTNYVTEELLSMGITVYNEHNEENVKGADYVIASTAIKETNPELSYAKNNGITLLKRGELLAKLLNRETGIAVAGTHGKTTTSSMLSAVMLSKDPTIVVGGILPEIKSNAKPGKSEYFIAEADESDNSFLFMNPKYAVITNIDADHLDVHGNLDNIKKSFIEFICHTQKEAIICMDCENLKEAVTRLPEGKSVTTYSIKDENASIFAKNIRIEDRKTIFDFYVNKELIGEFSLNIPGEHNISNSLPVIYLALKFGVSKEEIQEALSKFKGSKRRYDVLFDKELENGYGNKTKRVRIVDDYAHHPTEIKATLKAIKSIDTSRLVAIFQPHRYSRVHFLLDEFKDAFKDVDKVILLPIYAAGEKNEFNISSEILKEHINHNNIEVMTEWKDIKRYVSRVKKDSTYIFMGAGDISTLAHEIAEELEGMSE; this is encoded by the coding sequence ATGGAAAAAATTTACTTTATTGGTATAAATGGCATAGGAATGAGTGGACTTGCCAAAATAATGAAATGCAAAGGTTATGAGGTAAAAGGAGCTGACATCTGTACAAACTATGTAACAGAAGAACTTTTATCAATGGGAATAACAGTTTACAATGAACATAATGAAGAAAATGTAAAGGGAGCTGACTATGTTATAGCCTCAACAGCTATAAAAGAAACTAATCCTGAACTTTCTTATGCAAAAAATAATGGAATAACATTATTAAAAAGAGGAGAGTTATTAGCTAAACTTTTAAATAGAGAAACTGGAATAGCAGTAGCAGGAACTCATGGCAAGACAACAACATCATCTATGCTTTCAGCAGTTATGTTATCAAAAGATCCAACAATAGTTGTTGGTGGGATATTACCAGAAATAAAATCTAATGCTAAACCTGGTAAAAGTGAATATTTTATAGCAGAAGCAGATGAAAGTGATAATTCATTTTTATTTATGAACCCTAAATATGCAGTTATTACTAATATAGATGCAGATCATTTAGATGTTCATGGAAATCTTGATAACATAAAAAAATCTTTTATAGAATTCATCTGCCATACACAAAAGGAAGCTATAATATGTATGGATTGTGAGAACTTGAAAGAAGCTGTGACAAGATTACCAGAAGGAAAATCAGTTACAACTTATTCAATAAAAGATGAAAATGCAAGTATTTTTGCTAAAAATATAAGAATAGAAGACAGAAAAACAATCTTTGATTTCTATGTAAATAAAGAATTGATAGGAGAATTTTCTTTAAATATTCCAGGAGAACATAATATATCAAATTCTTTACCTGTAATTTATTTAGCTTTAAAATTTGGAGTTAGTAAAGAAGAAATTCAAGAAGCTTTAAGTAAATTTAAAGGTTCAAAAAGAAGATATGATGTATTATTTGATAAGGAATTAGAAAATGGCTATGGTAACAAAACTAAAAGAGTTAGAATAGTTGATGACTATGCTCACCATCCAACTGAAATAAAGGCAACTTTAAAAGCTATTAAAAGTATAGATACTTCAAGGTTAGTAGCAATATTCCAACCTCATAGATATAGCAGAGTACATTTTTTATTAGATGAATTTAAAGATGCTTTTAAAGATGTAGATAAAGTAATACTTTTACCTATCTATGCAGCAGGTGAAAAAAATGAATTTAATATTTCAAGTGAAATATTAAAAGAACATATAAATCATAATAACATTGAAGTTATGACTGAATGGAAAGATATAAAAAGATATGTATCTAGGGTAAAGAAAGATTCAACATATATTTTTATGGGAGCAGGAGATATATCAACTTTAGCACATGAAATAGCAGAAGAATTGGAAGGAATGTCTGAATGA
- the murD gene encoding UDP-N-acetylmuramoyl-L-alanine--D-glutamate ligase: MKKAMIYGLGISGTGAKELLEKEGYETIVVDDKKAMTSEEALNHLDGLEFFIKSPGIPYNDFVKEVQKRGIKILDEIEIAYNYMIEKDLKTKIIAITGTNGKSTTTAKISDMLNHAGYKAAYAGNIGRSLSEVLLKEKDLDFISLELSSFQLENVENFKPYISMIINMGPDHIERYKSFDEYYDTKFNIVKNQTEDLYFIENIDDVEIEKRAKQIKAKRISVSKFKKADIFVKNDKICHGENTIIDVDKLSLKGIHNLENTLFMVATAEILKIDKEKLKEFLMIATPLEHRTELFFNYGKLKFINDSKATNVDSTKFAIQANKNSILICGGYDKGVDLAPLAEMIKENIKEVYLIGVIADKIESELKKIGYEDSKIHKLVNIENSLQDMKKRFTKDSDEVILLSPATSSYDQFNSFEHRGKVFKELVLKIFG; this comes from the coding sequence ATGAAGAAAGCAATGATTTATGGATTAGGAATAAGTGGAACAGGAGCAAAAGAATTACTTGAGAAAGAAGGTTATGAAACTATTGTAGTTGATGATAAAAAAGCTATGACATCAGAAGAAGCATTAAATCATTTAGATGGTCTAGAGTTTTTTATTAAAAGTCCTGGAATACCATATAATGACTTTGTAAAAGAAGTTCAAAAAAGAGGAATTAAAATTTTAGATGAAATAGAAATTGCTTACAATTATATGATAGAAAAGGATTTAAAAACAAAAATTATTGCTATAACAGGAACTAATGGAAAAAGTACAACAACAGCAAAAATATCTGATATGCTAAATCATGCTGGATATAAAGCAGCTTATGCTGGAAATATTGGAAGATCTCTTTCAGAAGTTTTATTAAAAGAAAAAGATTTAGACTTCATTTCATTGGAGCTTAGTTCATTTCAATTAGAAAATGTTGAAAATTTTAAACCTTATATTTCAATGATAATAAATATGGGACCAGATCATATAGAAAGATATAAAAGTTTTGATGAATATTATGACACAAAATTTAATATAGTAAAAAATCAAACAGAAGATTTATATTTTATAGAAAATATAGATGATGTAGAAATTGAAAAAAGAGCAAAACAAATAAAAGCAAAAAGAATTTCTGTGTCAAAATTTAAAAAGGCAGATATTTTTGTTAAAAATGACAAAATATGTCATGGTGAAAATACTATAATTGATGTAGACAAATTAAGTCTAAAAGGTATACATAATTTAGAAAATACTTTATTCATGGTTGCAACAGCAGAAATTTTAAAAATAGATAAAGAAAAATTAAAAGAATTTTTAATGATTGCAACTCCACTTGAACATAGAACAGAGTTATTCTTTAACTATGGTAAATTAAAATTTATAAATGATTCTAAGGCAACAAATGTAGATTCTACAAAATTTGCAATACAAGCAAATAAAAATAGCATTTTAATCTGTGGTGGTTATGATAAAGGTGTGGATTTAGCACCATTAGCAGAAATGATAAAGGAAAATATAAAGGAAGTTTATTTAATTGGAGTAATAGCTGATAAAATTGAAAGTGAACTTAAAAAGATAGGATATGAAGATAGCAAAATTCATAAATTAGTGAATATAGAAAATTCACTTCAAGATATGAAGAAGAGATTTACTAAAGACTCTGATGAAGTTATTTTACTTTCACCAGCAACTTCAAGTTATGACCAATTTAATTCTTTTGAGCATAGAGGGAAAGTTTTTAAAGAATTAGTTTTGAAAATTTTTGGGTAG
- the murG gene encoding undecaprenyldiphospho-muramoylpentapeptide beta-N-acetylglucosaminyltransferase, with translation MKKVMLTTGGTGGHIYPALAVADRLKIKGIDAVFVGSTERMEKDLVPESGHKFIGLDISVPRGFKNIRKYLKAIRAAFKVIKEEKPDAIIGFGNYISLPIIIAGILLRKKIYLQEQNVNIGSANKMFYKIAKMTFLAFDKTYDDIPIKSQSRFKVTGNPLRKEIDGLKYATEREKLGIKPGEKVLLITGGSLGAQEINNIVMKYWEKFCADKNLRIFWATGNNFEQLKKVKKTKKENDRIEPYFNDMLNVMAAADLIVCRAGALTISEIIELEKPAIIIPYGSVKVGQYENAKVLTDYNAAYVFTRDELDDSMKKVFEIIRNDEKLKKMRIRLKPLKKPNAAEEIIASLDIWRN, from the coding sequence ATGAAAAAAGTGATGCTTACAACAGGTGGAACAGGTGGACATATATATCCTGCACTAGCTGTTGCAGATAGATTAAAAATTAAAGGAATAGATGCAGTATTTGTTGGAAGTACAGAACGTATGGAAAAAGATTTAGTCCCAGAAAGTGGACATAAATTTATAGGGCTAGATATTTCAGTTCCAAGAGGTTTTAAAAATATAAGAAAATATTTAAAAGCAATAAGAGCAGCTTTTAAAGTTATCAAAGAAGAAAAACCTGATGCCATAATAGGTTTTGGTAACTATATATCTCTACCTATTATTATTGCAGGAATATTACTTAGAAAAAAAATATATTTGCAAGAACAAAATGTAAATATTGGCTCTGCAAATAAAATGTTTTATAAGATTGCAAAAATGACTTTCTTGGCTTTTGATAAAACTTATGATGACATACCTATAAAATCCCAAAGTAGATTTAAGGTAACAGGAAATCCACTAAGAAAAGAAATAGATGGTTTAAAATATGCTACTGAGAGAGAAAAATTAGGGATAAAACCTGGTGAAAAAGTCTTGTTAATTACTGGTGGAAGCTTAGGTGCACAAGAAATTAATAATATAGTTATGAAATATTGGGAAAAATTTTGTGCTGATAAAAATCTTAGAATATTTTGGGCAACAGGTAATAATTTTGAACAATTAAAGAAAGTTAAGAAAACTAAAAAAGAAAATGATAGAATAGAGCCTTATTTTAATGATATGTTAAATGTGATGGCTGCTGCTGATTTAATAGTATGTAGAGCAGGAGCATTAACTATATCTGAAATTATAGAATTGGAAAAACCTGCAATTATAATTCCTTATGGTTCTGTTAAAGTTGGACAATATGAAAATGCAAAAGTTTTAACAGATTACAATGCAGCTTATGTTTTTACAAGAGATGAACTAGATGATTCTATGAAAAAAGTGTTTGAAATTATTAGAAATGATGAGAAATTAAAAAAGATGAGAATTAGGTTAAAACCATTGAAAAAACCTAATGCAGCTGAGGAAATTATAGCAAGTCTTGATATTTGGAGGAATTAA